TTTTACTATGTTTTGGAACGAAAAAATCCCTCGGGTAAAGGTTGATCAGTCTCGTGTAGAAGTCGAGGTTATAGCCGGCAGTTTCTGTGAAGTTCAAGCGCTTGGGCCGCCGCCCGATAGCTGGGCATCGGATCCGACAAATGAAGTTCGCGTTTTGATTGTAAAAGTTCTGCCGGGTGGCAAGTTTATTCTGCCGAAGGCGATCGGGAATACGTCTCGAATGCTTTACTTCTACGAGGGAAATTCGGCAGTCGTGCAAGGCGCGGCCGTCAACGTGCAGACGGCGTTTGAAATAAATAGCAGCGATGAACTTGCGATTTCCATAGCTGCCGACGCGCAATCCGCCGCTTTTTTACTGCTTGAAGCAAAGCCGATTGGTGAACCAACCATACAATACGGACCGTTTGTGATGAACTCTAAAGAGGAGATCGCGCAGACAATTGACGAATTCCGTAAAACTGAGTTTGGTGGTTGGACTTGGCCCTCGGCTTATCCTGTTCATGGGCCGGGGTTGAGGCGATTTGCGAAGTATCCTGGAGGAAAAATTGAAACGCCGACTTAGAGTCAATGCTCGTGAATCAACAATTCTATAAAGTTCCGATGAGCAACAAAGTTATTCGTTGTCGTTGAACTGAACCTAGCCTAATACTCGGCCGCATATGACAATAGACAACGTCGTTCAGAACCCATTCGCTGTAATTACAATTATCGCAGCGCCCGCGAT
The window above is part of the Deltaproteobacteria bacterium genome. Proteins encoded here:
- a CDS encoding pirin family protein, whose amino-acid sequence is MIIKEYSIDFQWPTREPFLFCVHHLDRYPNGEADFAPDRRHLKGRQIGQDFVEKDGFRMYHGESVPGFPVHPHRGFETITVVRRGYVDHADSLGAAGRYGEGDVQWMTAGAGVQHSEMFPLLKQDQGNTVELFQIWLNLPRKSKMGSPHFTMFWNEKIPRVKVDQSRVEVEVIAGSFCEVQALGPPPDSWASDPTNEVRVLIVKVLPGGKFILPKAIGNTSRMLYFYEGNSAVVQGAAVNVQTAFEINSSDELAISIAADAQSAAFLLLEAKPIGEPTIQYGPFVMNSKEEIAQTIDEFRKTEFGGWTWPSAYPVHGPGLRRFAKYPGGKIETPT